One window from the genome of Candidatus Synechococcus calcipolaris G9 encodes:
- the cobA gene encoding uroporphyrinogen-III C-methyltransferase, translating to MGDRATYLGKVYLVGSGPGDPGLLTVRAKTLLECADVVLYDALISPAILGLINPQAKQVHVGKRRGNHTLNQPEITQLLMHYAQGEAVIVRLKGGDPFIFGRGGEEFLALVQVGIPVEIVPGVTSGIAAPAYAHIPLTHRDYSSSVLFVTGHEAIGRYQPRVNWRAIAQAVDTIVIYMGLHNIKDICQELIAGGRDPQTPLAFITSGTTIHQQIVTTQLANAAAILETTPIETPTLIVIGTVVNIREIAQNYGDQMGLS from the coding sequence ATGGGCGATCGCGCAACTTATCTAGGAAAGGTCTATTTAGTTGGTTCTGGTCCCGGGGATCCGGGTCTGTTAACGGTGCGGGCAAAAACCCTATTAGAATGTGCTGATGTGGTTCTTTACGATGCCCTCATTAGTCCAGCAATTTTAGGTTTAATTAATCCCCAGGCGAAGCAAGTTCATGTTGGCAAACGTCGTGGGAATCATACCCTAAACCAACCGGAAATTACCCAGCTACTCATGCACTATGCCCAAGGGGAAGCGGTGATTGTCCGTCTCAAGGGGGGAGATCCCTTTATCTTTGGTCGTGGCGGTGAAGAATTTCTAGCCTTGGTTCAGGTAGGCATTCCCGTGGAAATTGTGCCTGGGGTGACTAGTGGTATTGCTGCCCCGGCCTACGCTCACATTCCCCTGACCCACCGAGACTACAGTTCCTCGGTTTTATTTGTGACGGGCCATGAAGCTATTGGCCGCTATCAACCCCGCGTGAATTGGCGGGCGATCGCCCAGGCTGTAGACACCATTGTCATTTATATGGGGCTGCACAATATCAAGGATATTTGCCAAGAACTTATAGCCGGCGGCCGAGATCCCCAAACCCCCCTCGCCTTTATTACCTCTGGTACCACGATCCATCAGCAAATCGTTACCACCCAGTTGGCCAATGCGGCGGCGATCCTGGAAACAACCCCCATCGAAACCCCTACCCTGATTGTGATTGGAACGGTCGTAAATATTCGCGAGATTGCCCAAAACTATGGAGATCAAATGGGTCTCAGTTAG
- a CDS encoding Uma2 family endonuclease yields the protein MIVSPSVHLPKTLRVTDEEFLEFVKSNPDIRFERAAVGELIAMSPTGSQSGHYNSELNGDVVLWNRQQRLGKVFDSSTGFHLPNGAIRSPDVAWVAQDRWDALAVEQQKGFAPLCPDFVIELVSETDDLATIQAKMQEYIENGCRLGWLINPKTRTVEIYRCGGGVEMVSFDTAISGEDVLLGFQLNLRVLFSKGHIE from the coding sequence ATGATCGTCAGTCCTTCCGTCCACCTGCCGAAGACCTTGCGTGTCACCGACGAAGAGTTCCTGGAATTCGTCAAATCTAACCCTGACATCAGGTTCGAGCGCGCCGCTGTCGGCGAATTAATTGCTATGTCTCCTACTGGAAGCCAAAGTGGACATTATAATTCGGAGTTAAATGGCGATGTTGTCCTTTGGAATCGGCAGCAGCGACTGGGCAAAGTATTTGATTCCTCCACGGGTTTTCACTTACCGAATGGTGCGATTCGCTCCCCTGATGTGGCCTGGGTTGCTCAAGATCGCTGGGATGCCCTTGCCGTAGAGCAACAAAAAGGGTTTGCGCCCCTTTGTCCTGATTTTGTGATTGAGCTAGTCTCGGAAACCGATGATTTAGCAACGATTCAAGCCAAAATGCAGGAATACATCGAAAATGGCTGTCGGCTGGGTTGGTTAATTAACCCCAAAACTAGAACTGTTGAGATTTATCGATGTGGGGGTGGGGTTGAAATGGTTTCTTTTGATACTGCGATTTCTGGAGAAGACGTTTTACTGGGATTTCAACTGAATTTGCGGGTTTTGTTTTCTAAAGGGCACATCGAATAA
- the hpnA gene encoding hopanoid-associated sugar epimerase, whose protein sequence is MAVSAFVTGASGFVGTNLVHLLVEKGYQIRALVRNPDRVPHLHTLGIDLIPGDLNVNPADLAQQMQGCSVLFHVAAHYSLWQRDRDILHQSNVLGTRNILAAARQAGIERTVYTSSVAAIGVDPSGQPGTEAYQSPPEKLIGDYKKSKYWAEQEAVNAVQQGQDIVIVNPSTPIGPWDAKPTPTGEMILKFLRGQMPVYVETGLNLIHVRDVVMGHLLALEKGKRGDRYILGHQNLTLGEILNRLATLTGLPRPWGAIPIQLPLAVAWIDEMLLTKLGKPPSVPIAGVQMARQKMFYDASKAVKELGLPQSPIDQALQDAIDWFQEHGYA, encoded by the coding sequence ATGGCCGTCTCTGCTTTTGTCACTGGAGCCAGTGGCTTTGTTGGCACGAATTTAGTCCATCTCCTGGTGGAAAAAGGGTATCAAATCAGGGCCCTGGTAAGAAATCCAGATCGGGTTCCCCATCTCCACACCCTCGGCATTGATCTGATTCCGGGGGACTTAAACGTAAACCCAGCCGATTTAGCACAGCAGATGCAGGGCTGTTCCGTTCTCTTCCATGTGGCGGCCCATTACAGCCTTTGGCAACGGGATCGGGATATTCTCCACCAAAGTAATGTCTTAGGCACACGCAATATCCTGGCAGCGGCCCGTCAAGCCGGAATAGAGCGCACCGTCTATACCAGTTCCGTGGCGGCGATCGGCGTGGATCCATCGGGTCAGCCGGGGACAGAGGCCTATCAAAGTCCCCCCGAAAAACTCATCGGTGATTACAAAAAATCTAAGTATTGGGCCGAGCAGGAAGCGGTCAACGCCGTGCAGCAGGGCCAGGATATTGTCATTGTCAATCCCAGTACCCCCATTGGCCCCTGGGATGCTAAACCCACCCCCACGGGTGAGATGATTTTGAAATTTTTGCGGGGTCAAATGCCCGTCTATGTGGAAACCGGATTGAACCTGATCCATGTGCGGGATGTGGTGATGGGCCACCTCCTAGCCCTAGAAAAGGGCAAAAGGGGCGATCGCTATATTTTGGGCCATCAAAACCTTACCCTGGGGGAGATTCTAAATCGTTTAGCCACCCTAACGGGCCTACCCCGACCTTGGGGAGCGATTCCGATCCAACTTCCCCTTGCCGTTGCCTGGATAGACGAAATGCTCTTAACCAAGCTGGGTAAACCGCCGTCTGTTCCCATTGCTGGGGTACAAATGGCACGGCAAAAAATGTTTTATGATGCCAGTAAAGCCGTAAAAGAACTAGGTTTACCCCAAAGCCCCATTGACCAAGCCCTCCAGGATGCCATTGATTGGTTCCAGGAACATGGCTATGCTTAA
- a CDS encoding ABC transporter ATP-binding protein, producing MFISPDQNIVIAASDVGMNFRAGQQMVPVLQNINLSVPAGSIELLMGPSGSGKTTLLSILSGILTPTSGQVHLLGKNITALSKRALARFRLEHIGFIFQGFNLFPALTALENVETTFNLKGIRGHEAKQKAGQLLEQVGLIHRLDYLPQDLSGGQKQRVAIARALAGDPQLILADEPTAALDSHSGRQVIEILKFLAKEKGCTVLMVTHDRRIADIADRITYLEDGMITDSPIEMPH from the coding sequence TTGTTTATTTCTCCCGATCAAAATATTGTCATTGCCGCATCCGATGTCGGCATGAACTTTCGAGCAGGACAACAGATGGTTCCCGTTTTGCAAAATATCAACCTATCTGTCCCTGCGGGAAGCATCGAGCTATTGATGGGGCCATCGGGGTCGGGGAAAACCACCCTATTATCCATCCTGTCGGGGATTCTCACCCCCACCAGTGGCCAAGTTCATCTTCTTGGTAAAAATATTACTGCCCTCTCGAAGCGGGCCCTTGCTCGTTTTCGTTTAGAGCATATCGGTTTTATTTTTCAAGGGTTTAACCTATTTCCGGCCCTAACAGCCTTAGAAAACGTAGAAACCACCTTTAATCTCAAGGGAATTCGCGGCCATGAGGCCAAACAAAAAGCGGGGCAACTCTTGGAGCAGGTGGGACTGATCCATCGATTAGATTACTTACCCCAAGACCTCTCCGGCGGCCAAAAACAACGGGTGGCGATCGCCCGGGCCTTGGCGGGGGATCCCCAGCTGATTCTTGCCGATGAACCTACGGCGGCCCTAGACTCCCATAGTGGTCGGCAAGTCATTGAGATTTTGAAGTTTTTAGCCAAGGAAAAAGGATGCACGGTGCTGATGGTGACCCACGATCGCCGCATTGCCGACATTGCCGATCGCATTACCTATCTGGAAGATGGGATGATTACCGATAGTCCCATTGAAATGCCCCATTGA
- a CDS encoding YcjF family protein, whose translation MSPRRWFVLLVGLGVILGLMLWLVNSLHWLYIQVSFTTPLLANILLLLLIALLAGLVYAFFYYLFLFGKGGKKKRRSPHLRVPVEKTEAAEETLRAVRRQLSQIEDEVARQALLIRARELEDSFVRQEFRVVVFGTGSAGKTSLVNALLGEMVGEVGAPMGTTDVGETYSFWLGDMDQEILVTDTPGILEAGIAGTYREQMARQLAAEADLLLFVLDNDLRQSEYTPLVNLVDMGKRSLLVLNKIDLLPEEDQLALLKQLRWRVKGLIAAADVIGIAAHPQPLRLETGEWLDPQPHILPLIRRMAAVLRDEGDDLIADNILLQSQRLGDEARQIIDQQRRRQAEKVVERYQWIGAGVICVTPIPVVDLLATAAVNAQMVVEIGKVYGCELNRDRGRDLALSLGKTLASLGIVKGAVDLIAAALQLSLGGIVIGKAVQSISAAYLTRIAGKSFIEYFRHNQDWGDGGMTEVVQQQFQLNRRDEFIKAFVQEAIAKLPESLGKVIPAQLSRPLEDLREREEENWLP comes from the coding sequence ATGTCCCCCCGCCGTTGGTTTGTACTCCTAGTTGGTCTAGGCGTTATCTTGGGCCTGATGCTCTGGCTAGTGAACTCCCTTCATTGGCTTTATATTCAGGTCTCCTTTACAACGCCCCTGCTCGCCAATATTTTACTGCTGCTGTTGATTGCCCTGCTGGCGGGCCTGGTCTATGCCTTTTTCTATTACCTCTTTCTCTTTGGTAAAGGGGGCAAAAAAAAGCGGCGATCGCCCCATCTGCGGGTTCCCGTGGAAAAAACCGAGGCGGCGGAAGAAACCCTGCGGGCGGTGCGGCGGCAACTGAGTCAAATTGAAGATGAAGTAGCTCGCCAAGCCCTATTGATTCGGGCTAGGGAATTAGAAGATAGTTTTGTCCGCCAAGAATTTCGGGTGGTTGTTTTTGGGACCGGTTCCGCCGGTAAAACCTCCCTAGTGAATGCCCTCCTAGGGGAGATGGTGGGGGAGGTGGGGGCCCCCATGGGAACCACGGATGTGGGGGAAACCTATAGCTTCTGGCTGGGGGACATGGATCAGGAAATTCTAGTGACCGATACCCCTGGCATCCTAGAGGCAGGCATTGCCGGAACCTATCGGGAGCAAATGGCACGCCAATTGGCCGCCGAGGCGGATCTCCTCCTATTTGTTTTAGATAATGATCTGCGCCAGTCTGAATATACCCCCCTCGTTAACTTGGTCGATATGGGGAAGCGATCGCTCTTGGTGCTGAACAAAATTGATCTCTTGCCGGAGGAGGATCAGCTGGCCCTCCTCAAACAATTGCGTTGGCGGGTGAAGGGACTTATTGCGGCGGCGGATGTTATCGGTATTGCCGCCCATCCCCAACCCCTGCGCCTAGAAACGGGGGAATGGCTTGATCCCCAACCCCATATTTTGCCCCTGATTCGGCGGATGGCAGCGGTTTTACGGGATGAGGGAGATGATTTAATTGCCGATAATATTTTGCTCCAATCCCAACGCCTAGGGGATGAAGCCAGGCAAATTATTGATCAACAGCGGCGACGGCAGGCGGAAAAGGTCGTAGAGCGGTATCAGTGGATTGGGGCCGGGGTCATTTGTGTTACGCCGATTCCGGTAGTAGATCTATTGGCCACCGCTGCGGTGAATGCCCAAATGGTGGTGGAAATTGGCAAGGTCTATGGCTGTGAACTTAACCGCGATCGCGGCCGGGATCTGGCCCTATCCCTGGGCAAAACCCTCGCCAGTCTCGGTATTGTCAAGGGAGCCGTGGATTTGATCGCAGCGGCTCTGCAACTCAGTTTGGGGGGCATCGTCATTGGCAAAGCTGTCCAAAGTATTAGTGCAGCCTACCTCACCCGCATTGCCGGAAAAAGTTTTATTGAATATTTTCGCCATAACCAGGATTGGGGGGATGGGGGCATGACGGAAGTGGTGCAACAGCAGTTTCAACTGAATCGCCGGGATGAATTTATTAAAGCCTTTGTCCAGGAAGCGATCGCCAAACTACCGGAAAGCCTTGGTAAAGTTATTCCTGCCCAACTCAGCCGCCCCCTTGAAGACCTCCGGGAACGGGAAGAAGAAAATTGGCTCCCCTAG
- a CDS encoding SulP family inorganic anion transporter: MKLINSIHFRNLTGDAFGGLTAAIVALPMALAFGVASGAGAIAGLYCAILLGFFAALFGGTPTLISNPTGPMTVVMTAVLARMTASDPEQGMAMAFTVVMLAGVFQIIFGACKLGKFITLMPYTVISGFMSGIGLIMVLLQIAPFLGQVNRGGIKGAIINLPEYISNANSAAIILASMTLAVIFLVPGKVRRFLPPQLIALILGTIISLVVFGDSDLARIGEIPISLPKLQFPTFSADRLEVMLLDAVMLGMLGCIDSLLTSVIADSITQTQHDSDKELIGQGIGNIICGVFGGLPGAGATMGTVVNIQAGGRTVLSGMIHSGILLVIVLGAAPLTQPIPHAVLAGILVKVGLDIIDWKFLKRAHRLSLRTAAIMYGVMLLTVFVDLIVAVGVGVFVANILTIKRLADIQSDKVKAITAADDETPLSTEEKALLRQASGQVLLLHLGGPMSFGAAKAISQQQVIMQNYRVLILDLSDLPLLGVTATLAIESLLQEARKRHVEVFLVRGSAAVQTRLARFDILKTIPESHQLGDRQTSLERALGSLLAEV; the protein is encoded by the coding sequence ATGAAATTAATCAATTCGATCCATTTTCGTAATTTGACTGGAGATGCCTTTGGCGGCCTAACGGCAGCCATTGTGGCTCTACCCATGGCCCTTGCCTTTGGAGTTGCATCGGGAGCGGGGGCGATCGCCGGTCTGTATTGTGCAATTTTACTGGGCTTTTTTGCGGCCTTATTTGGGGGAACCCCCACCCTGATTTCCAATCCCACCGGGCCGATGACGGTGGTGATGACCGCTGTCTTGGCACGAATGACGGCCAGTGACCCAGAACAGGGAATGGCGATGGCCTTTACGGTGGTGATGTTGGCGGGGGTGTTTCAGATTATTTTTGGGGCCTGTAAACTGGGCAAATTTATTACCCTCATGCCCTACACCGTCATCTCTGGATTTATGTCGGGGATTGGCCTAATTATGGTACTGCTGCAAATTGCCCCCTTTCTCGGTCAGGTTAATCGGGGAGGCATTAAGGGAGCAATTATTAATCTTCCTGAATATATTTCCAATGCCAATTCCGCAGCGATTATTCTCGCCTCCATGACCCTGGCAGTTATTTTTTTAGTTCCTGGCAAGGTGCGCCGTTTTTTGCCACCCCAATTGATTGCTCTAATCCTGGGGACGATTATTTCCTTGGTGGTTTTTGGAGATAGTGACTTGGCGCGGATTGGCGAAATTCCCATCAGTTTACCCAAATTGCAGTTTCCCACCTTCAGTGCCGATCGCCTCGAAGTGATGCTTTTAGATGCGGTGATGTTGGGAATGTTGGGCTGTATTGATTCCCTCTTAACCTCCGTGATTGCCGATAGTATTACCCAAACCCAGCACGATTCCGATAAGGAACTCATTGGCCAGGGAATTGGCAATATTATCTGTGGTGTTTTTGGGGGATTACCTGGGGCAGGGGCAACCATGGGGACGGTGGTCAATATTCAAGCGGGCGGCCGCACGGTGCTATCGGGGATGATTCATTCCGGAATTCTACTTGTGATTGTATTGGGGGCAGCCCCTCTGACCCAACCCATTCCCCATGCGGTATTGGCGGGTATTTTAGTGAAAGTGGGTTTAGATATTATTGACTGGAAATTTTTGAAGCGGGCCCATCGTCTATCCCTGCGGACGGCCGCCATTATGTATGGGGTCATGCTGCTGACGGTATTTGTGGATTTAATTGTCGCCGTCGGGGTTGGGGTATTTGTTGCCAATATTCTCACCATTAAACGATTGGCGGATATTCAATCGGATAAAGTCAAAGCCATTACCGCCGCTGACGATGAAACACCCCTATCAACAGAGGAAAAGGCCCTCCTGCGGCAAGCATCGGGGCAAGTGTTGCTCCTCCATTTAGGAGGGCCGATGAGTTTTGGTGCTGCCAAGGCCATTTCCCAGCAGCAAGTAATTATGCAAAATTACCGAGTCCTGATCCTTGATCTGAGTGATCTGCCCTTATTGGGAGTAACCGCCACCCTAGCCATTGAGAGCTTACTCCAAGAAGCCCGCAAGCGTCATGTAGAGGTCTTTTTAGTTCGAGGCTCCGCTGCGGTGCAAACTCGCCTGGCCCGGTTTGATATTCTCAAGACCATTCCGGAAAGTCATCAACTGGGCGATCGCCAGACGTCCCTCGAAAGAGCACTTGGTTCTTTGCTTGCGGAAGTGTAG
- a CDS encoding N-6 DNA methylase, producing MVKSLDKWQFGDFQTPNELAKCATRLLRKKHGISPDLVIEPTCGKGAFLRASLSEFECSKIIGFDINEKYVEKAKETLSKYPNSENVTVLTEDFFGIDWDFFLANFSGYILVIGNPPWVTSSELSILNSKNLPSKSNFQNRRGIDAITGSGNFDISEWMLLKHAEWLTKREGTIALLCKYSVARKVFRQIRKRSGNRFSASIYLIDAKAFFGASVEACFFILSTNSHTNSDCVVYKDLISDQILYLIGERDGFILKDTAKYEKWKHLLGQDMRYTWRSGIKHDCSKVMELEQVENGLFQNGMHQKYSLETDYLYPLLKSSDIGNGRINTCRKFVLVTQKTIGSDTSIIKDKALNTWQYLLEHDVLLSRRKSSIYKDKPPYSIFGVGEYSFKKWKIAISGFYKRLNFWLVKPIDNKPVMLDDTVNFLSFDTENEANFILSLLNSKPSLEFLESMIFGMKKDQ from the coding sequence ATGGTGAAGTCATTAGATAAATGGCAGTTCGGTGATTTCCAGACACCTAATGAACTTGCAAAATGTGCGACTAGACTGCTTAGAAAAAAACACGGCATCTCTCCCGATCTAGTAATAGAGCCAACTTGTGGAAAAGGAGCTTTTCTTAGAGCATCTCTAAGTGAGTTTGAGTGCTCTAAGATTATAGGTTTTGATATTAATGAGAAATATGTTGAGAAAGCAAAAGAAACCTTGTCAAAATATCCAAATTCAGAAAATGTAACTGTTCTAACAGAAGATTTTTTCGGCATTGATTGGGATTTCTTTCTTGCTAATTTTTCAGGTTATATCTTAGTCATTGGGAATCCTCCTTGGGTTACAAGCAGCGAACTAAGCATTCTCAACAGCAAAAACTTGCCTTCAAAGTCAAATTTTCAGAATCGTCGAGGCATTGATGCTATAACAGGTTCAGGTAATTTTGATATTTCAGAATGGATGCTACTGAAACATGCTGAATGGCTCACAAAAAGAGAAGGAACTATAGCTCTCCTGTGCAAGTATTCAGTAGCACGTAAAGTCTTTAGGCAAATAAGAAAAAGATCAGGTAATAGATTCTCTGCTTCCATTTACCTAATTGATGCAAAAGCTTTCTTTGGAGCTTCAGTAGAGGCTTGCTTCTTTATCTTATCTACTAATTCTCATACCAATTCTGACTGCGTTGTTTATAAAGACCTAATATCAGATCAGATACTGTATCTTATTGGTGAAAGAGATGGTTTTATCCTCAAAGACACAGCAAAATACGAAAAATGGAAGCATTTATTAGGCCAAGATATGAGATATACTTGGCGTTCTGGAATTAAACATGATTGTTCTAAAGTAATGGAACTAGAGCAAGTTGAAAATGGGCTATTTCAAAATGGAATGCATCAAAAATATTCACTTGAAACAGATTATCTATATCCTCTTTTGAAAAGTTCGGATATTGGAAATGGTAGGATTAATACCTGTCGAAAATTTGTCTTAGTTACGCAAAAAACAATAGGCAGCGATACAAGTATTATCAAAGATAAAGCACTTAATACTTGGCAGTATCTACTTGAACATGATGTTCTATTAAGTCGTAGAAAAAGTTCGATATACAAAGACAAGCCTCCCTATTCTATATTTGGCGTAGGAGAATATTCATTTAAGAAGTGGAAGATTGCTATATCTGGATTTTATAAGAGGTTGAATTTCTGGCTTGTCAAGCCCATTGATAATAAACCAGTCATGCTAGATGATACTGTTAATTTTTTGTCCTTTGACACGGAGAATGAAGCCAATTTTATATTGAGTCTTCTTAATTCCAAGCCATCCCTCGAATTTCTTGAATCTATGATTTTTGGGATGAAAAAAGACCAATAA
- a CDS encoding restriction endonuclease has translation MKPTLSIKQLCAEAEQFAEIESIYDEPKLYGVTDGKAVGTYLEQKFTAYLAENYNYQPGNSASGIDLPDLEVDIKVTSVKQPQSSCPFKSATQKVFGLGYHLLVFVYDKYDDPDNRTGRLDMQHTIFIDKSRTADFQTTRGILDILNRDGNKDDILAFLEDRNLPVDEIGANQLADRILESPPNQGYLTISNALQWRLQYGRVIQQAGNVSGIVRVQ, from the coding sequence ATGAAACCAACACTAAGCATCAAACAACTGTGTGCTGAAGCAGAGCAGTTTGCTGAGATAGAGTCCATATACGATGAACCCAAGCTTTACGGAGTAACTGACGGAAAGGCTGTTGGAACCTATCTTGAACAAAAGTTCACAGCATACTTGGCTGAAAACTATAATTACCAGCCCGGAAATTCAGCTTCAGGTATTGATCTCCCTGATCTTGAAGTTGATATAAAGGTGACTAGTGTAAAGCAGCCTCAATCTTCATGCCCTTTCAAGTCTGCCACCCAAAAAGTCTTTGGACTTGGATATCATCTTCTGGTTTTTGTCTACGACAAATACGATGACCCTGATAACAGAACTGGAAGATTGGATATGCAGCACACTATATTTATAGACAAGAGTAGAACAGCAGATTTTCAAACAACCAGAGGCATCTTAGATATTTTAAATCGTGATGGGAATAAAGATGACATCCTTGCCTTTTTGGAAGACAGAAACTTACCAGTTGATGAGATAGGAGCAAACCAATTGGCTGATAGAATACTAGAATCACCTCCGAATCAAGGCTATCTAACGATATCTAATGCTCTTCAGTGGAGGTTGCAATACGGACGTGTTATTCAACAGGCAGGTAATGTTTCAGGAATAGTTAGAGTTCAATAA
- a CDS encoding class I SAM-dependent methyltransferase, producing the protein MQLTPSLESLNVNLTDITHHAYETVQRGKHFFAIAHKALSTHIFLGLFPPTQKRTQPLSPEVLAWVQERYNALLETDWQGAERGIYPIDLLFDAPWTEFLQFYPSLWLDSSKMWQRANANMFQEFDAAINLENYPQYYRQNFHYQTDGYLSETSANLYDMQVEILFGGTADAMRRRILAPLVDHVQRNSPSPRILDIACGTGRTLKQLQAAFPTASLFGLDLSESYLRKANTLLIQEAGVLPQLVQGRAEDLPYVENHFDILTCIFLFHELPAPVRQQVIAEAYRVLQPGGMFILCDSIQVADFPGQRVMMDNFANLYHEPFYRNYIEDDISQRLTDDGFELLGVEYHFMSKYWIVRKP; encoded by the coding sequence ATGCAGCTTACACCTAGCTTAGAGTCCTTAAACGTCAACCTAACGGATATAACCCACCACGCCTACGAAACAGTTCAACGCGGTAAACATTTTTTTGCGATCGCCCATAAGGCCCTGAGTACCCACATTTTTCTGGGCCTATTTCCACCCACCCAAAAACGAACCCAACCCCTATCCCCAGAGGTTTTAGCCTGGGTACAAGAACGCTACAATGCCCTGCTGGAAACGGATTGGCAGGGTGCCGAACGGGGAATTTACCCCATAGATTTACTGTTTGATGCTCCTTGGACAGAGTTTTTGCAATTTTATCCCAGCCTCTGGCTGGACTCTTCCAAGATGTGGCAACGGGCCAATGCCAATATGTTTCAGGAATTTGATGCCGCCATTAACTTGGAGAACTATCCCCAATACTATCGGCAAAATTTTCACTACCAGACCGATGGCTATTTGAGTGAGACCTCCGCCAATCTGTACGATATGCAGGTGGAAATTCTCTTTGGTGGTACAGCGGATGCCATGCGGCGGCGGATATTAGCTCCCCTAGTGGATCATGTTCAAAGGAATTCCCCATCCCCGCGAATCCTGGATATTGCCTGTGGCACGGGACGGACATTAAAGCAATTGCAGGCCGCCTTTCCCACCGCATCCCTGTTTGGCTTAGATTTATCAGAGAGCTATCTTCGCAAGGCTAATACACTCCTGATCCAAGAAGCCGGTGTGCTTCCCCAATTAGTGCAGGGCCGGGCCGAAGACCTTCCCTATGTGGAAAATCATTTTGATATTTTGACCTGTATATTTCTATTCCATGAACTTCCTGCGCCCGTGCGCCAACAGGTTATTGCCGAAGCCTATCGAGTTCTTCAGCCTGGCGGTATGTTCATTCTTTGTGACTCCATTCAGGTAGCAGATTTTCCGGGACAGCGGGTGATGATGGATAACTTTGCTAACCTCTACCATGAGCCGTTTTATCGAAATTACATCGAAGATGATATTAGCCAACGCCTGACGGATGACGGATTTGAACTTTTAGGCGTAGAATACCATTTTATGAGTAAGTATTGGATCGTTCGTAAACCGTAA